From Coffea arabica cultivar ET-39 chromosome 2e, Coffea Arabica ET-39 HiFi, whole genome shotgun sequence, the proteins below share one genomic window:
- the LOC113732448 gene encoding glycosyltransferase-like KOBITO 1, which translates to MAGLYTSLRPQLPSSASSATSLHSFTSKLLLLLTVLPLTLAFFAFVLQWRGGGVDDPISRWSPEESHKFPGMDSSPLATVGAHSSQSSDCSSLLGHANTASFPYYRDWKFNFQADLKPKICITTSTSAGLEQILPWMFYHKVIGVTTFFLFVEGKAASPDVSKVLESIPGVKVIYRTKELEEQQARSRIWNETWLSSFFYKPCNYELFVKQSLNMEMAIVIARDAGMDWIIHLDTDELLHPAGGREYSLRRLLLDVPGNVDMVIFPNYESSVERDDIKEPFTEVSMFKKNYDHLTKDTYFGMYKEATRGNPNYFLTYGNGKSAARIQDHLRPNGAHRWHNYMKTPNEIKLEEAAVLHYTYAKFSDLTSRRDRCGCKPTKEDVKRCFMLEFDRSAFIIASTATEEEMLTWYREHVVWSDRTLNLKLLRKGILTRIYAPMVVIQGLREAGVFSTVITSAQASLSKDKFLASIEKSNSTRAVSSQSLPSRKIGKNHDSQATARRIFDTAAAAYHEAAIPPLSPPVIDNDLMNEA; encoded by the exons ATGGCGGGTCTTTACACCTCTCTCAGACCCCAGCTACCGTCCTCCGCCTCTTCCGCCACCTCCCTCCACTCCTTCACCTCCAAGCTCCTCCTCCTTTTGACCGTTCTACCCCTCACGCTTGCCTTTTTTGCCTTCGTCCTCCAATGGCGAGGTGGTGGAGTAGACGATCCCATCTCGAGGTGGTCGCCGGAAGAGTCCCACAAGTTCCCCGGCATGGACAGCTCGCCGTTGGCCACTGTGGGGGCCCACTCTTCTCAGTCATCAGATTGTTCCTCGCTTTTGGGACATGCTAACACGGCGTCCTTTCCTTATTACAGAGACTGGAAGTTCAATTTTCAAGCAGATCTTAAACCCAAG ATATGCATTACAACTAGCACGTCTGCTGGCTTGGAGCAGATTCTGCCATGGATGTTCTACCATAAAGTTATTGGTGTTACTACTTTTTTTCTATTTGTGGAGGGGAAGGCAGCTTCTCCTGATGTATCAAAAGTCCTTGAATCAATTCCT GGAGTAAAAGTAATATACAGAACTAAAGAGCTTGAAGAGCAACAAGCTAGGAG CCGGATCTGGAATGAAACGTGGCTCTCCAGTTTCTTTTACAAGCCATGCAATTACGAGCTGTTTGTTAAACAATCTCTTAACATGGAGATGGCAATTGTCATAGCCAGG GATGCTGGCATGGATTGGATAATTCATCTAGACACTGATGAATTGTTGCATCCAGCTGGTGGTCGGGAGTATTCTTTGAGGCGGTTGCTACTTGATGTACCTGGGAATGTTGACATGGTGATATTTCCAAACTAT gAAAGCAGTGTTGAAAGGGATGACATCAAGGAACCGTTCACTGAG GTATCTATGTTCAAGAAGAACTATGATCACCTGACAAAAGATACATATTTTGGCATGTATAAAGAGGCGACCCGTGGAAATCCAAATTACTTTTTGACGTATGGCAATGGGAAATCTGCTGCTCGAATCCAAGATCATCTTCGTCCCAACGGTGCTCATAGATGGCACAATTATATGAAAACTCCCAA TGAGATCAAATTGGAAGAAGCTGCTGTTTTGCACTACACATATGCCAAGTTCTCAGACTTAACTTCTAGGCGAGATCGATGTGGTTGTAAACCAACGAAGGAGGATGTCAAGCGATGCTTTATGTTAGAATTTGATAGATCT GCATTTATAATTGCCTCTACGGCCACAGAAGAGGAGATGCTAACTTG GTACCGTGAACATGTTGTGTGGAGTGACAGAACCCTGAATCTGAAGCTATTGAGGAAAGGCATTTTGACACGCATATATGCACCAATG GTCGTTATCCAAGGACTGCGGGAGGCAGGTGTATTTAGCACTGTCATAACATCTGCCCAAGCTTCTCTCTCAAAGGACAAATTCTTAGCATCCATTGAGAAGAGCAATTCGACAAGGGCTGTTTCATCCCAATCACTTCCTTCCAGAAAGATTGGTAAAAATCATGATTCTCAGGCAACAGCCAGAAGAATCTTTGACACTGCAGCTGCGGCATATCATGAAGCAGCTATACCGCCACTATCTCCTCCAGTTATAGATAATGACCTAATGAACGAAGCATGA
- the LOC113732446 gene encoding pentatricopeptide repeat-containing protein At4g20740, translated as MPPNAPPSTAIAKPHKPYFFYGHRKPNQNRPTVRGGLFSNRQIINPNRKNHPRPSSQPAFDLSKWDPDTLPTRPNYPEKDPSEKFFSVAKTLSPIARYIVDSFRKHRHWGPPVMADLNKLRRVTPKLVAEVLKVPDIDSRLSSKFFHWAGKQKGYRHDFSCYNAFAYSLNRTNQFRSADQVPELMCMQGKPPSEKQFEILIRMHSDAGRGLRVYYVYEKMKKFGIKPRVFLYNRIMDALVKTDHLDLAMSVYKDFKEDGLAEESITFMILIKGLCKSGQMHEVLELLGHMRELCKPDVFAYTAMVKVLIGEGNLDGCLRIWEEMRRDEVEPDVMAYGTLVTGLCKRRQIGKAYKFFKEMKEKGYLIDRAIYGSLIEAYVAKGKVGSACDLLKDLVESGYRADLAIYNSLIEGLCGAERVDRAYKLFQVMIVEDVQPDFSTVRPLLVSLAELERMDDFCKMLKEMKNLGFSVIDDLSKLFEFMVVKDDKIKLALELFEYLKMKDYCSVSIYNIVMETLNRIGEVRKALVVLDELKSSNFEPDSVTYSIAIQCFAEVGDVHEACTCYNKIKEISKLPSLAAYQSLAKGLCATGEIDAAMMLIRDCLGSVASGPLEFKYTLTIIHLCKSKDPKKVVGVVDEMVEQGCLPDNVIYSAVICGMCKYGTIEEARKVFVGLRERQLLSEADVIVYDELLIDHMKKKTADLVLSGLKFFGLEKKLKARGSTLLPG; from the exons ATGCCACCCAATGCTCCACCTTCGACTGCCATAGCCAAACCCCATAAACCCTACTTCTTCTACGGCCACCggaaacccaaccaaaaccgCCCCACCGTCCGCGGCGGCCTTTTCTCCAACCGCCAAATTATCAACCCCAATCGCAAAAACCATCCCCGACCTTCTTCTCAACCCGCATTTGACCTCTCAAAATGGGACCCGGACACCCTTCCAACTCGACCCAATTACCCAGAAAAGGACCCATCTGAGAAATTCTTCTCCGTGGCAAAGACTCTGTCCCCAATTGCTAGGTACATAGTTGATTCCTTTCGAAAACACCGCCACTGGGGCCCACCTGTTATGGCGGACCTCAATAAGCTCCGCCGTGTAACGCCGAAGCTGGTGGCGGAGGTTCTTAAAGTTCCTGATATTGATTCCCGACTCTCGTCTAAGTTCTTCCACTGGGCTG gTAAGCAAAAGGGTTATAGGCATGATTTTTCTTGTTACAATGCGTTTGCCTATAGCTTGAATAGGACAAACCAATTTCGAAGTGCTGATCAGGTGCCTGAACTAATGTGTATGCAAGGGAAGCCTCCTAGTGAGAAACAGTTTGAAATCCTGATAAGAATGCATTCTGATGCAGGTAGGGGACTTAGGGTATATTATGTGTACGAGAAGATGAAAAAGTTTGGCATTAAACCAAGAGTTTTTTTGTACAATAGAATAATGGATGCACTTGTTAAAACTGATCATTTGGATTTGGCTATGTCCGTGTACAAAGATTTCAAAGAAGATGGATTAGCAGAGGAGAGTATCACTTTCATGATTTTGATCAAGGGCTTGTGCAAGTCTGGTCAGATGCATGAAGTGCTTGAGCTTTTGGGTCATATGAGAGAGTTGTGCAAACCAGATGTATTTGCATACACAGCAATGGTGAAGGTATTAATTGGAGAGGGAAATTTAGATGGATGTTTGAGGATTTGGGAGGAAATGCGGAGGGATGAAGTTGAGCCAGATGTTATGGCATACGGAACTTTAGTGACAGGATTGTGCAAAAGAAGACAGATTGGGAAAGCTTATAAGTTCTTTAAGGAGATGAAAGAGAAGGGGTATCTGATAGATAGAGCTATATATGGGTCATTGATTGAAGCATATGTGGCAAAGGGTAAGGTTGGTTCAGCTTGTGATTTGCTGAAGGATTTAGTCGAATCCGGATATAGGGCTGATTTGGCTATCTATAACTCTCTTATTGAGGGATTGTGTGGTGCAGAACGGGTTGATAGAGCTTATAAGCTTTTCCAAGTTATGATTGTAGAGGATGTGCAGCCAGACTTTTCCACTGTGAGACCACTATTGGTATCTCTTGCGGAGTTGGAAAGAATGGATGACTTTTGCAAAATGCTCAAGGAAATGAAGAATTTGGGTTTTTCTGTtattgatgatttatcgaagCTGTTTGAATTTATGGTTGTCAAGGATGATAAAATAAAACTGGCTTTAGAATTGTTTGAATATTTGAAAATGAAGGACTATTGCAGCGTTTCAATATATAATATTGTTATGGAGACTTTGAACAGGATTGGGGAGGTAAGAAAGGCATTAGTAGTCTTGGATGAATTAAAAAGCTCAAATTTTGAACCTGATTCAGTAACTTACAGCATTGCTATCCAGTGTTTTGCTGAAGTTGGAGATGTACATGAAGCATGTACATGCTATAACAAGATAAAAGAGATATCCAAGTTACCTTCTCTCGCTGCATATCAATCTCTTGCAAAAGGGCTCTGTGCAACTGGGGAGATTGATGCAGCCATGATGCTAATTCGTGACTGCTTAGGCAGTGTTGCAAGTGGACCCTTGGAATTCAAGTATACATTAACAATTATTCATCTTTGCAAGTCAAAAGATCCCAAAAAGGTAGTTGGAGTAGTAGATGAAATGGTGGAACAGGGTTGTCTTCCGGATAATGTCATATATTCTGCAGTTATATGCGGAATGTGCAAGTATGGGACAATTGAAGAGGCAAGGAAAGTCTTTGTTGGTTTAAGAGAACGTCAGCTTCTAAGTGAAGCTGATGTGATTGTTTATGATGAGTTGCTTATTGACCACATGAAAAAGAAGACAGCAGACTTGGTGTTATCTGGCTTGAAGTTTTTTGGTCTGGAAAAGAAGTTAAAAGCAAGAGGCTCAACACTTCTGCCTGGCTGA